One stretch of Prunus persica cultivar Lovell chromosome G1, Prunus_persica_NCBIv2, whole genome shotgun sequence DNA includes these proteins:
- the LOC18789358 gene encoding putative membrane-bound O-acyltransferase C24H6.01c isoform X2 codes for MNLLNSSGNKKRELGFLILYAAAFYAFIIHRSLQLSRDHYLKLFGLRPGWLLPHRLNKSMIWKGILGLELINGWQGGCSSLTFVVSASIIFILSIASVNFLFVKIFARTKYFSFVFWIFNIFFLLCNRVYEGYSFYMIGQRWAYLDNFRGTFRWHICFNFVVLRMISFGYDYHWAHRDSHFDHKKHIQRCDICKSGKTCYQSLQERGVQNDKFSFMTYLSYLVYAPLYLAGPIVSFNAFASQLDVPQNNLSARDIAWYGLRWVFSLLLMELMTHLFYYNAFAISGMWKELHPMDVFIIGYGVLIFMWLKFFLIWRYFRFWSLICGIEVPENMPRCINNCYNLETFWKNWHASYNKWLVRYLYIPLGGTRRKLLNVWVVFTFVAIWHDLEWKLLSWAWLTCLFFIPEMILKSAVNAFQVESTHGEFVVRELSAVAGAITITCLMVANLVGFVIGPSGISWLISQFLNREGLPVLAGMLLTFYVGTKLMFHIHDAKQSSS; via the exons ATGAATTTGTTGAATAGCAGcggcaacaaaaaaagagagctTGGCTTTCTCATTCTCTACGCAGCTGCTTTCTACGCCTTCATCATTCATCGATCCCTTCAGCTCTCTCGTG ATCATTATCTTAAACTCTTTGGTTTGCGTCCTGGATGGTTGTTGCCTCATCGCCTCAAT AAAAGCATGATTTGGAAAGGCATTCTTGGATTGGAGCTAATTAACGGTTGGCAAG GAGGCTGCAGTTCTCTGACTTTCGTTGTTTCTGCAAGCATAATATTTATCCTCTCAATCGCTTCagtgaattttctttttgtaaag ATATTTGCACGAACAAAGTACTTCTCTTTCGTATTTTGGATTTTCAACATATTCTTTCTTCTGTGCAATCGTGTTTATGAAGGATATTCATTTTACATGATTGG GCAACGGTGGGCATATTTGGATAACTTTCGGGGCACTTTCAGATGGCACATTTGCTTTAACTTTG TTGTTTTGCGCATGATAAGCTTTGGCTATGATTACCATTGGGCACATCGAGATTCTCATTTTGACCATAag AAACACATTCAACGCTGCGATATTTGTAAATCAGGGAAAACTTGTTACCAAAGTTTACAG GAGAGAGGTGTCCAGAATGACAAATTTTCCTTTATGACTTACCTTTCTTATTTGGTATATGCACCACTTTATCTTGCTGGGCCGATTGTTAGCTTCAATGCATTTGCCTCACAG TTGGATGTTCCTCAAAATAACTTATCAGCTAGAGACATTGCTTGGTATGGTTTGCGCTGGGTATTCAGTCTTCTTCTGATGGAACTAATGACACATCTTTTTTATTACAATGCGTTTGCAATCAG TGGCATGTGGAAAGAGTTACATCCTATGGATGTGTTTATTATTGGATATGGG GTTTTAATCTTCATGTGGCTAAAGTTTTTTCTGATATGGCGCTATTTCCGGTTCTGGTCACTG ATATGTGGCATTGAGGTCCCTGAGAATATGCCAAGGTGTATAAATAATTGCTACAACCTGGAAACCTTTTGGAAGAACTGGCATGCTTCCTATAACAAATGGCTTGTGAG GTATTTGTACATTCCTCTTGGGGGCACTCGGAGGAAGCTTCTCAATGTGTGGGTTGTATTCACATTTGTTGCCATTTGGCATGATCTAGAGTG GAAGCTTCTTTCCTGGGCATGGCTGACGTGCTTATTCTTTATTCCGGAAATGATATTAAAATCAGCAGTAAATGCATTTCAG GTTGAGAGTACTCATGGGGAGTTTGTTGTTCGCGAACTAAGTGCAGTTGCTGGTGCTATCACTATCACTTGTCTCATG GTAGCAAACCTTGTTGGTTTTGTTATTGGACCATCTGGCATTAGTTGGTTGATTTCTCAATTCCTTAACAGAGAAG GACTACCTGTTCTGGCTGGCATGCTTTTGACGTTTTATGTAGGGACAAAG CTTATGTTCCACATCCATGATGCAAAGCAAAGTAGCAGCTAA
- the LOC18789358 gene encoding putative membrane-bound O-acyltransferase C24H6.01c isoform X3: protein MSIIWILISFTYLSYLHGACIIFILSIASVNFLFVKIFARTKYFSFVFWIFNIFFLLCNRVYEGYSFYMIGQRWAYLDNFRGTFRWHICFNFVVLRMISFGYDYHWAHRDSHFDHKKHIQRCDICKSGKTCYQSLQERGVQNDKFSFMTYLSYLVYAPLYLAGPIVSFNAFASQLDVPQNNLSARDIAWYGLRWVFSLLLMELMTHLFYYNAFAISGMWKELHPMDVFIIGYGVLIFMWLKFFLIWRYFRFWSLICGIEVPENMPRCINNCYNLETFWKNWHASYNKWLVRYLYIPLGGTRRKLLNVWVVFTFVAIWHDLEWKLLSWAWLTCLFFIPEMILKSAVNAFQVESTHGEFVVRELSAVAGAITITCLMVANLVGFVIGPSGISWLISQFLNREGLPVLAGMLLTFYVGTKLMFHIHDAKQSSS from the exons ATGTCCattatttggattttgataTCTTTCACATACCTATCATATCTGCATGGAGCCTG CATAATATTTATCCTCTCAATCGCTTCagtgaattttctttttgtaaag ATATTTGCACGAACAAAGTACTTCTCTTTCGTATTTTGGATTTTCAACATATTCTTTCTTCTGTGCAATCGTGTTTATGAAGGATATTCATTTTACATGATTGG GCAACGGTGGGCATATTTGGATAACTTTCGGGGCACTTTCAGATGGCACATTTGCTTTAACTTTG TTGTTTTGCGCATGATAAGCTTTGGCTATGATTACCATTGGGCACATCGAGATTCTCATTTTGACCATAag AAACACATTCAACGCTGCGATATTTGTAAATCAGGGAAAACTTGTTACCAAAGTTTACAG GAGAGAGGTGTCCAGAATGACAAATTTTCCTTTATGACTTACCTTTCTTATTTGGTATATGCACCACTTTATCTTGCTGGGCCGATTGTTAGCTTCAATGCATTTGCCTCACAG TTGGATGTTCCTCAAAATAACTTATCAGCTAGAGACATTGCTTGGTATGGTTTGCGCTGGGTATTCAGTCTTCTTCTGATGGAACTAATGACACATCTTTTTTATTACAATGCGTTTGCAATCAG TGGCATGTGGAAAGAGTTACATCCTATGGATGTGTTTATTATTGGATATGGG GTTTTAATCTTCATGTGGCTAAAGTTTTTTCTGATATGGCGCTATTTCCGGTTCTGGTCACTG ATATGTGGCATTGAGGTCCCTGAGAATATGCCAAGGTGTATAAATAATTGCTACAACCTGGAAACCTTTTGGAAGAACTGGCATGCTTCCTATAACAAATGGCTTGTGAG GTATTTGTACATTCCTCTTGGGGGCACTCGGAGGAAGCTTCTCAATGTGTGGGTTGTATTCACATTTGTTGCCATTTGGCATGATCTAGAGTG GAAGCTTCTTTCCTGGGCATGGCTGACGTGCTTATTCTTTATTCCGGAAATGATATTAAAATCAGCAGTAAATGCATTTCAG GTTGAGAGTACTCATGGGGAGTTTGTTGTTCGCGAACTAAGTGCAGTTGCTGGTGCTATCACTATCACTTGTCTCATG GTAGCAAACCTTGTTGGTTTTGTTATTGGACCATCTGGCATTAGTTGGTTGATTTCTCAATTCCTTAACAGAGAAG GACTACCTGTTCTGGCTGGCATGCTTTTGACGTTTTATGTAGGGACAAAG CTTATGTTCCACATCCATGATGCAAAGCAAAGTAGCAGCTAA
- the LOC18789358 gene encoding putative membrane-bound O-acyltransferase C24H6.01c isoform X1 yields the protein MNLLNSSGNKKRELGFLILYAAAFYAFIIHRSLQLSRDHYLKLFGLRPGWLLPHRLNDVSDAQWRNFQGNLPVLTVVFTLFTLIANLLRTSFHLKARGMSIIWILISFTYLSYLHGACIIFILSIASVNFLFVKIFARTKYFSFVFWIFNIFFLLCNRVYEGYSFYMIGQRWAYLDNFRGTFRWHICFNFVVLRMISFGYDYHWAHRDSHFDHKKHIQRCDICKSGKTCYQSLQERGVQNDKFSFMTYLSYLVYAPLYLAGPIVSFNAFASQLDVPQNNLSARDIAWYGLRWVFSLLLMELMTHLFYYNAFAISGMWKELHPMDVFIIGYGVLIFMWLKFFLIWRYFRFWSLICGIEVPENMPRCINNCYNLETFWKNWHASYNKWLVRYLYIPLGGTRRKLLNVWVVFTFVAIWHDLEWKLLSWAWLTCLFFIPEMILKSAVNAFQVESTHGEFVVRELSAVAGAITITCLMVANLVGFVIGPSGISWLISQFLNREGLPVLAGMLLTFYVGTKLMFHIHDAKQSSS from the exons ATGAATTTGTTGAATAGCAGcggcaacaaaaaaagagagctTGGCTTTCTCATTCTCTACGCAGCTGCTTTCTACGCCTTCATCATTCATCGATCCCTTCAGCTCTCTCGTG ATCATTATCTTAAACTCTTTGGTTTGCGTCCTGGATGGTTGTTGCCTCATCGCCTCAAT GATGTTTCTGATGCACAATGGAGAAACTTTCAAGGAAATTTACCTGTTCTTACTGTTGTTTTTACACTTTTTACGTTGATCGCTAATTTATTGAGGACAAGCTTTCACTTAAAAGCGAGAGGGATGTCCattatttggattttgataTCTTTCACATACCTATCATATCTGCATGGAGCCTG CATAATATTTATCCTCTCAATCGCTTCagtgaattttctttttgtaaag ATATTTGCACGAACAAAGTACTTCTCTTTCGTATTTTGGATTTTCAACATATTCTTTCTTCTGTGCAATCGTGTTTATGAAGGATATTCATTTTACATGATTGG GCAACGGTGGGCATATTTGGATAACTTTCGGGGCACTTTCAGATGGCACATTTGCTTTAACTTTG TTGTTTTGCGCATGATAAGCTTTGGCTATGATTACCATTGGGCACATCGAGATTCTCATTTTGACCATAag AAACACATTCAACGCTGCGATATTTGTAAATCAGGGAAAACTTGTTACCAAAGTTTACAG GAGAGAGGTGTCCAGAATGACAAATTTTCCTTTATGACTTACCTTTCTTATTTGGTATATGCACCACTTTATCTTGCTGGGCCGATTGTTAGCTTCAATGCATTTGCCTCACAG TTGGATGTTCCTCAAAATAACTTATCAGCTAGAGACATTGCTTGGTATGGTTTGCGCTGGGTATTCAGTCTTCTTCTGATGGAACTAATGACACATCTTTTTTATTACAATGCGTTTGCAATCAG TGGCATGTGGAAAGAGTTACATCCTATGGATGTGTTTATTATTGGATATGGG GTTTTAATCTTCATGTGGCTAAAGTTTTTTCTGATATGGCGCTATTTCCGGTTCTGGTCACTG ATATGTGGCATTGAGGTCCCTGAGAATATGCCAAGGTGTATAAATAATTGCTACAACCTGGAAACCTTTTGGAAGAACTGGCATGCTTCCTATAACAAATGGCTTGTGAG GTATTTGTACATTCCTCTTGGGGGCACTCGGAGGAAGCTTCTCAATGTGTGGGTTGTATTCACATTTGTTGCCATTTGGCATGATCTAGAGTG GAAGCTTCTTTCCTGGGCATGGCTGACGTGCTTATTCTTTATTCCGGAAATGATATTAAAATCAGCAGTAAATGCATTTCAG GTTGAGAGTACTCATGGGGAGTTTGTTGTTCGCGAACTAAGTGCAGTTGCTGGTGCTATCACTATCACTTGTCTCATG GTAGCAAACCTTGTTGGTTTTGTTATTGGACCATCTGGCATTAGTTGGTTGATTTCTCAATTCCTTAACAGAGAAG GACTACCTGTTCTGGCTGGCATGCTTTTGACGTTTTATGTAGGGACAAAG CTTATGTTCCACATCCATGATGCAAAGCAAAGTAGCAGCTAA